In one Agrobacterium tumefaciens genomic region, the following are encoded:
- a CDS encoding esterase-like activity of phytase family protein, translating to MLRIVTIAAFCFAALPAAAQTPPAPAFLGQIVVPSGLSINGVTFGGISDLSFDSQTGRYLAISDDRVEKGPARYYELELAVTEGVVTLNIAAMRELKDETGAAFAPKGIDAEGIALDRKGGKLYWSSERDLKNQPALYVSDLDGSNVKRLELPDAYLVDDAKTRGVQNNLGFEGLTLASGKLIAATENALTQDGQKATPQAGSPARFLVIDTATLKPVAEHVYVTEAISKTPTSAEPKYNDNGLSALAAMPDGRFVAVERNFASGVGNHIRFFIVDLSKAENILGKDRIDVANLRPLSKTPWFEINEGDFGLDIDNIESFAFGPVVDGKQIFVIASDDNFNAGKQFTQFAAFAIPANLGQ from the coding sequence ATGCTTCGCATCGTCACCATCGCCGCTTTCTGTTTCGCTGCCCTTCCAGCCGCAGCGCAAACCCCGCCAGCACCGGCCTTTCTTGGCCAGATCGTCGTGCCTTCGGGCCTCTCCATCAATGGCGTCACCTTCGGCGGCATTTCCGATCTGAGCTTCGACAGCCAAACCGGACGTTATCTCGCCATCTCCGATGACCGTGTCGAAAAAGGCCCGGCCCGGTATTACGAACTGGAACTGGCAGTCACGGAAGGCGTCGTCACGCTGAACATTGCCGCCATGCGGGAATTGAAGGACGAGACCGGCGCCGCTTTCGCCCCGAAGGGCATCGATGCTGAAGGCATCGCGCTCGACCGCAAGGGCGGCAAGCTCTACTGGTCCTCGGAACGCGACCTGAAGAACCAGCCGGCGCTTTATGTCTCGGACCTCGATGGCAGCAATGTGAAGCGGCTGGAATTGCCTGATGCCTATCTCGTCGATGACGCAAAGACCAGGGGCGTGCAGAACAATCTCGGCTTCGAGGGACTGACACTGGCATCCGGAAAGCTCATCGCCGCCACGGAAAATGCGCTGACACAGGACGGTCAGAAGGCCACGCCGCAGGCCGGCAGCCCCGCGCGTTTCCTCGTGATCGATACTGCAACGCTGAAACCTGTCGCGGAACATGTCTACGTCACGGAAGCGATCTCCAAGACCCCGACTTCCGCCGAACCGAAATATAACGATAACGGTCTCTCAGCGCTGGCGGCCATGCCGGACGGCCGTTTCGTCGCCGTGGAACGCAATTTCGCGTCCGGCGTCGGCAACCACATCCGCTTTTTCATCGTGGACCTTTCCAAAGCGGAGAATATCCTCGGCAAAGACAGGATCGACGTGGCAAATCTGCGCCCCCTATCGAAAACGCCGTGGTTCGAAATCAACGAAGGCGATTTCGGCCTCGATATCGACAATATCGAAAGCTTCGCCTTCGGGCCGGTCGTGGATGGCAAGCAGATATTCGTCATCGCCTCGGACGACAATTTCAATGCGGGCAAACAGTTCACCCAATTCGCGGCTTTCGCAATTCCCGCCAATCTGGGTCAGTGA
- a CDS encoding DUF1109 family protein: MRKTDDIIDRLAGDLKPVPAFALERRLTLAVLAGIVVSLLLLLFILGMRGDMGGAMTEVGFWIKSAYNALLAVAAFFAVRRLARPDGESGRLFVWLAVIFVAMAAIALVQLGFALPGNYGALIMGSSALHCPFLIIAFALPIFLANFSVLKRSAPADPTLAGFVAGIAAGAAGAWVYSWFCTENGMAFVLIWYSLGILLTGFIGAFAGARLLRW; this comes from the coding sequence GTGAGAAAGACGGATGACATCATTGACCGACTGGCGGGTGATCTGAAGCCTGTCCCCGCTTTTGCGCTGGAGCGCAGGCTGACGCTTGCCGTCCTGGCGGGGATTGTCGTTTCGCTGCTGCTGCTGCTCTTCATTCTCGGGATGCGCGGCGATATGGGCGGTGCGATGACCGAAGTGGGTTTCTGGATCAAGTCCGCCTATAATGCCTTGCTGGCCGTGGCTGCTTTTTTTGCTGTCAGACGTCTTGCCCGGCCCGATGGCGAGAGCGGCCGTCTTTTCGTGTGGCTTGCGGTGATTTTCGTTGCAATGGCGGCGATAGCGCTCGTTCAGCTGGGGTTCGCCTTGCCGGGCAATTACGGTGCCCTGATCATGGGATCGTCGGCGCTGCATTGCCCGTTTCTGATCATTGCTTTTGCGCTTCCCATCTTTCTGGCGAATTTTTCGGTTCTCAAGCGTTCCGCGCCCGCCGATCCGACACTTGCGGGTTTTGTCGCAGGCATCGCGGCAGGTGCGGCGGGAGCCTGGGTCTATTCGTGGTTCTGCACCGAAAACGGCATGGCATTCGTGCTGATCTGGTATTCGCTCGGCATTCTCTTGACCGGCTTTATCGGCGCTTTTGCCGGCGCACGCCTTCTGCGCTGGTAA
- a CDS encoding sigma-70 family RNA polymerase sigma factor, producing the protein MTGSLSEETLKMLMLRSLDGDEGAYRHLLHALRRLLIAYYGRRMASSSRGDLEDLVQETLLSLHAKRETYDRARPFTAWFFSIARYKLIDHYRGRGARRLAEVELDETLEAESSVDAVTARMDVERLLDDLPERQRDLIRRVKLEGQSIAEAAEKSGQTELAARVGIHRTLKILAAKLRGDT; encoded by the coding sequence ATGACAGGCAGCCTTTCGGAAGAAACATTAAAAATGCTGATGCTGCGTTCCCTTGACGGGGACGAAGGCGCCTACAGGCATTTGCTTCATGCCCTTCGCAGGCTGCTGATCGCCTATTACGGACGCCGCATGGCGTCCTCCTCCAGAGGTGATCTGGAGGATCTTGTGCAGGAGACGCTGTTATCGCTCCACGCCAAGCGGGAGACCTACGACCGTGCGCGACCCTTTACGGCGTGGTTTTTTTCGATAGCGCGCTACAAGCTCATCGACCACTATCGGGGCAGGGGCGCGCGCAGGCTGGCGGAAGTCGAGCTGGATGAGACGCTGGAGGCGGAATCGTCTGTCGACGCGGTCACGGCGCGCATGGATGTCGAGCGGTTGCTCGATGATTTGCCGGAGCGGCAACGCGACCTCATTCGACGGGTAAAACTCGAAGGTCAGTCAATCGCCGAAGCGGCAGAGAAATCCGGCCAGACCGAGCTTGCAGCGAGGGTCGGCATTCACAGGACATTGAAAATCCTGGCGGCAAAGTTGCGGGGAGACACGTGA
- a CDS encoding pentapeptide MXKDX repeat protein encodes MTRIFAAIATASMLSALSFAGIAQADSMKTDAMKKDTMHSDTMKTETMKKDGMSMASKKDCMHKAGMEMDKMKKADMMKACDTMK; translated from the coding sequence ATGACCCGCATTTTTGCCGCCATCGCCACCGCCTCGATGCTGTCAGCACTGTCTTTCGCAGGCATTGCCCAAGCCGACAGCATGAAAACCGATGCGATGAAGAAGGATACCATGCACAGCGACACCATGAAGACGGAGACGATGAAAAAGGACGGCATGTCCATGGCCAGCAAGAAGGACTGCATGCACAAGGCCGGCATGGAAATGGACAAGATGAAAAAGGCCGACATGATGAAGGCCTGTGACACCATGAAATGA
- a CDS encoding ATP-dependent Clp protease proteolytic subunit, with product MNEDEDDKSKELPIGKETEANLFKSRSIFIYGGITQELAQKVCTQLVALAAASDDDIRVYVNSPGGHVESGDSIHDMINFIKPKVYIIGTGWVASAGALIYVSVPKERRLCLPNTRFLLHQPSGGTRGMASDIEIQAREIIKMNQRLIKIFSKATGQSEEKIAKDIDRDYWLGAEEAKDYGLVGKIVESQSEL from the coding sequence ATGAACGAAGACGAAGACGACAAGAGCAAGGAACTGCCGATCGGCAAGGAAACGGAAGCGAATCTTTTCAAGTCGCGTTCGATCTTCATCTATGGTGGCATCACGCAGGAACTGGCGCAGAAGGTCTGCACGCAGCTCGTGGCCCTTGCCGCCGCCAGCGACGACGACATTCGCGTTTACGTCAATTCGCCGGGCGGCCATGTCGAATCGGGTGATTCCATCCATGACATGATCAATTTCATCAAGCCGAAGGTCTATATCATCGGCACGGGCTGGGTCGCCTCTGCCGGCGCGCTGATCTATGTATCGGTGCCGAAGGAACGCCGCCTTTGCCTGCCGAACACCCGCTTCCTGCTGCACCAACCCTCCGGCGGTACGCGCGGCATGGCATCCGACATCGAAATCCAGGCTCGCGAAATCATCAAGATGAACCAGCGCCTGATCAAGATCTTCTCCAAGGCCACCGGCCAGAGCGAAGAAAAGATCGCCAAGGATATCGACCGCGACTACTGGCTGGGCGCGGAAGAAGCCAAGGATTATGGCCTCGTCGGCAAGATCGTCGAAAGCCAGTCGGAACTTTAA
- a CDS encoding protein hupE, producing MLKRLSLTAAALGITTLPAFAHLNPEEHGSFMAGVSHPFFGADHILAMVAVGIWASQIAVAQNDRKALWIVPSAFVGTMAAGFLMAVYGIELPFVEPAILASVIGLGLLVAMAARLPTAAAAAVVGAFALFHGHAHGGELGSAGAWQFGIGFMIATAILHAAGIALGLGIARFGTVASRTVGALTAIAGLSLAFGG from the coding sequence ATGCTGAAAAGACTAAGCCTCACTGCCGCCGCACTGGGCATTACCACCCTGCCCGCTTTCGCCCATCTGAACCCGGAAGAACACGGTTCCTTCATGGCCGGTGTTTCCCACCCCTTCTTTGGTGCGGACCACATTCTGGCGATGGTGGCCGTCGGCATCTGGGCCTCGCAGATCGCCGTGGCGCAGAACGACCGCAAGGCATTGTGGATCGTGCCTTCCGCCTTCGTCGGCACCATGGCCGCCGGCTTCCTGATGGCGGTCTACGGCATCGAACTTCCCTTCGTCGAACCTGCCATTCTCGCCTCCGTCATCGGCCTCGGCCTGCTGGTTGCCATGGCGGCAAGGCTTCCGACGGCCGCCGCTGCTGCGGTGGTCGGCGCTTTCGCCCTTTTCCACGGCCACGCCCATGGCGGTGAACTCGGCAGCGCCGGCGCATGGCAATTCGGCATCGGCTTCATGATCGCGACAGCCATCCTGCATGCGGCCGGTATTGCACTCGGCCTCGGCATTGCGCGTTTCGGCACAGTCGCAAGCCGCACCGTCGGCGCGTTGACGGCGATAGCGGGCCTGTCGCTCGCCTTCGGCGGCTGA
- a CDS encoding DUF2076 domain-containing protein: MSPEESQLLKALFDRTRTASATPRDREAETLIADAVRDQPAAPYYLAQAVIVQEKGLEAAAAHIKQLEDRIHALESGNAAPQAAAQGGFLSSIFGTGQPQPPAPTPAPAPQTSWRNDTAGQTAGPWGSPAGQQQPGGPWSQQPGAVGRSGGGFLQGALGTAAGVAGGMLLANSLSGIFGSHMSSLGLGSPFGGGTAAGNAPVEETVINNYYGDSNNPQNNDDDDIQQADYDDSTDDVDSDSGDDGSFA, translated from the coding sequence ATGTCACCGGAAGAAAGCCAGCTTCTCAAGGCCCTGTTCGACAGGACCAGAACCGCATCCGCCACCCCGCGTGACCGCGAGGCGGAAACATTGATCGCAGACGCCGTGCGCGATCAGCCCGCAGCCCCCTATTATCTCGCCCAGGCGGTGATCGTTCAGGAAAAGGGTCTCGAAGCGGCAGCAGCCCATATCAAGCAGCTCGAAGACCGTATCCACGCGCTGGAAAGCGGCAATGCCGCCCCGCAGGCGGCCGCTCAGGGCGGTTTTCTGAGTTCCATCTTCGGCACCGGCCAGCCGCAGCCGCCTGCACCGACGCCCGCCCCTGCCCCACAGACATCCTGGCGTAACGACACCGCCGGCCAGACAGCCGGTCCCTGGGGATCGCCAGCCGGTCAACAGCAACCCGGCGGCCCCTGGAGCCAGCAGCCCGGCGCAGTCGGCCGTTCAGGCGGCGGCTTTTTGCAGGGCGCGCTCGGCACCGCCGCCGGCGTCGCTGGCGGCATGCTGCTTGCCAATTCGCTGAGCGGAATTTTCGGCAGCCACATGTCGTCACTCGGCCTGGGGTCGCCCTTCGGCGGCGGGACTGCCGCCGGCAACGCCCCCGTCGAGGAAACCGTCATCAACAATTACTACGGCGACAGCAACAACCCGCAGAATAACGACGATGACGATATCCAGCAGGCCGACTACGATGACAGCACTGACGACGTGGATTCCGATTCAGGCGACGACGGTTCGTTCGCCTGA
- the queF gene encoding NADPH-dependent 7-cyano-7-deazaguanine reductase QueF codes for MSVTDVSGLSQLGTKVDTPESPEKAILEKVPNGNAGTDYVVRFTAPEFTSLCPMTGQPDFAHIVIDYIPGDFLVESKSLKLFLQSFRNHGAFHEDCSVYIAKRLVDLLQPKWLRIGAYWYPRGGIPIDVFWQTGAAPEGVWLPDQGVAPYRGRG; via the coding sequence ATGTCCGTGACGGATGTTTCCGGCCTGTCGCAGCTGGGCACGAAGGTCGATACGCCAGAGAGCCCGGAAAAGGCCATTCTCGAAAAGGTGCCGAACGGCAATGCCGGCACCGATTACGTGGTGCGTTTCACCGCGCCCGAATTCACCTCGCTTTGCCCGATGACCGGCCAGCCGGATTTCGCCCATATCGTCATCGACTATATTCCGGGTGATTTCCTGGTGGAATCCAAGTCGCTGAAGCTGTTCCTGCAATCCTTCCGCAATCACGGCGCTTTCCACGAGGATTGCTCCGTCTATATCGCCAAGCGGCTTGTGGACCTGTTGCAGCCGAAATGGCTGAGGATCGGCGCCTACTGGTATCCGCGCGGCGGCATTCCGATCGACGTTTTCTGGCAGACCGGAGCGGCGCCCGAAGGCGTGTGGCTGCCGGATCAGGGTGTTGCGCCCTATCGCGGTCGCGGCTGA
- a CDS encoding cation transporter has product MNSEGNALVRKLAFWGIPLSFGVLGLKLVAWWVTGSVALLSDGLESTVNVVAAFIAYFVIRYAQKPADDDHQFGHHKAEYISAVVEGVLIVVAALLIVQEAWGGLFNPRLPEAPVLGLAINAFAAVINAVWATTLIRVGRKYASPALAADGHHIMSDVVTSAGVLVGLILALVTGYAILDPLLAILVAINILFQGSKVILHSLGGLMDRAVEPEEDEAIKKAIAEHSGGVIGVHDLRTRRAGAAAFIDFHVVVPATMTVRAAHDICDRLEDAIRDVIPGASLAIHVEPEGEKAHGVKVIV; this is encoded by the coding sequence ATGAACAGTGAAGGCAATGCACTGGTAAGGAAGCTCGCATTCTGGGGCATTCCGCTTTCTTTCGGCGTGCTGGGTCTCAAGCTAGTGGCCTGGTGGGTCACGGGGTCGGTGGCGCTTCTGTCTGACGGTCTGGAATCGACCGTTAATGTAGTCGCGGCCTTCATTGCCTATTTCGTCATTCGTTATGCGCAGAAGCCTGCCGATGACGATCACCAGTTCGGCCACCACAAGGCGGAATATATTTCCGCCGTGGTGGAAGGCGTGCTGATCGTCGTTGCCGCACTGCTGATCGTGCAGGAGGCCTGGGGCGGTCTGTTCAACCCGAGGCTGCCGGAGGCTCCGGTTCTGGGTCTTGCCATCAACGCGTTTGCAGCCGTCATCAATGCGGTATGGGCAACGACCCTGATCCGCGTCGGCAGAAAATATGCCTCGCCGGCGCTTGCCGCTGATGGCCACCACATCATGTCCGACGTCGTGACCTCGGCGGGTGTTCTCGTCGGTCTTATTCTGGCTCTGGTAACGGGTTATGCCATTCTCGATCCGCTGCTCGCCATTCTGGTGGCCATCAACATCCTGTTTCAGGGATCGAAGGTCATTCTGCATTCGCTTGGCGGGCTGATGGACCGTGCGGTGGAGCCGGAAGAGGACGAGGCGATCAAGAAGGCCATCGCCGAACATTCCGGCGGCGTCATTGGCGTACATGACCTCAGGACGCGCCGCGCCGGCGCGGCCGCCTTCATCGATTTTCACGTCGTTGTCCCCGCAACGATGACGGTGCGGGCGGCGCATGATATTTGCGACCGCCTTGAAGATGCCATAAGGGACGTCATACCGGGCGCAAGCCTTGCCATTCACGTCGAGCCGGAAGGCGAAAAGGCGCATGGCGTCAAAGTGATTGTTTGA
- a CDS encoding VOC family protein has translation MGNDLNAPDVSASGAEDLPDIGFRQIFPIIRIFDEAKAREFYVDFLGFQIDWEHRFGENFPLYMQVSRAGMGLHLSGHHGDATPGSNVFVTMRGVHAFQQELAGKDYRFLKPGVEALPWGEMMEVIDPFGNRIRFCEQKSEA, from the coding sequence ATGGGCAACGATCTTAATGCCCCGGATGTGAGCGCCTCGGGCGCGGAAGACCTTCCGGACATCGGCTTCCGCCAGATATTCCCGATCATCAGAATTTTCGATGAAGCCAAGGCGCGGGAATTCTACGTTGATTTTCTCGGCTTCCAGATCGACTGGGAACATCGTTTCGGCGAAAACTTTCCGCTCTATATGCAGGTTTCCCGGGCCGGAATGGGGCTTCACCTCAGCGGTCATCACGGCGATGCGACGCCGGGCTCCAACGTCTTCGTCACCATGCGGGGCGTCCACGCCTTTCAGCAGGAACTGGCGGGCAAGGATTATCGCTTCCTGAAGCCGGGGGTTGAGGCATTGCCCTGGGGCGAGATGATGGAAGTCATCGACCCGTTCGGCAACCGAATCCGTTTCTGCGAACAGAAAAGCGAGGCGTGA
- a CDS encoding branched-chain amino acid ABC transporter substrate-binding protein: protein MKLKTLTSVTLAASFAFAPLAHAEIVIGLIAPLTGPVAAYGDQVKNGAQTAVNEINKKGGILGEQVVLKLADDGGEPKQGVSAANQLVAEGIHFVVGPVTSGVAIPASDVFAENGVLMITPTATAPGLTNRGLANVFRTCGRDDQQAEVAAKYVLGNLKDKKIAIIHDKGAYGKGLADAFKTTLNAGGVTEVLYDALTPGEKDLGALTARLKSENVDIVYFGGYHPEAGLLVRQLNDIGAKAAVIGGDGLSNSEFWNIGSKAGEGTIFTNASDALKNDDSKAAAEALKAANIPAEAFTLNAYAAVEVLKAGIEKAGSAKDSEAVATALKSGDAFATAIGKVTYGENGDLTSQAFSLYKWQDGKIVAAE from the coding sequence ATGAAACTGAAGACATTGACCAGCGTGACGCTCGCAGCGTCCTTCGCATTCGCACCACTTGCCCATGCCGAAATCGTCATCGGCCTGATTGCGCCCCTGACCGGTCCTGTCGCCGCCTATGGCGACCAGGTCAAGAACGGCGCTCAGACGGCAGTCAATGAAATCAACAAGAAGGGCGGCATTCTCGGAGAACAGGTTGTTCTGAAGCTCGCCGATGACGGCGGTGAGCCGAAGCAGGGCGTTTCCGCAGCCAACCAGCTCGTCGCCGAAGGCATCCACTTCGTGGTCGGCCCGGTCACATCCGGCGTCGCCATCCCGGCATCGGATGTCTTTGCTGAAAACGGCGTCCTGATGATCACGCCGACGGCGACCGCGCCGGGCCTGACGAACCGTGGCCTTGCCAATGTTTTCCGTACCTGCGGCCGTGACGACCAGCAGGCAGAGGTTGCAGCGAAATACGTGCTTGGCAACCTCAAGGATAAGAAGATCGCCATCATTCACGACAAGGGCGCTTACGGCAAGGGTCTGGCGGATGCCTTCAAGACGACGCTGAATGCCGGCGGCGTTACCGAAGTTCTCTATGATGCCCTGACGCCCGGCGAAAAGGACCTCGGCGCGCTGACGGCCCGCCTGAAGTCTGAAAATGTCGACATCGTCTATTTCGGCGGTTACCACCCGGAAGCCGGTCTTCTTGTGCGTCAGCTGAACGATATCGGCGCCAAGGCTGCCGTTATCGGCGGTGACGGCCTCTCGAACAGCGAGTTCTGGAACATCGGCTCGAAGGCCGGCGAAGGCACGATCTTCACCAATGCTTCCGACGCGCTGAAGAATGACGATTCCAAGGCCGCCGCCGAGGCGCTGAAGGCCGCCAACATTCCGGCGGAAGCCTTCACCCTCAACGCCTATGCCGCCGTCGAAGTGCTCAAAGCAGGCATTGAGAAGGCTGGCAGCGCCAAGGATTCCGAAGCGGTCGCCACGGCTCTGAAGAGCGGCGATGCTTTCGCAACCGCAATCGGCAAGGTCACCTATGGCGAAAACGGCGACCTGACGTCGCAGGCCTTCTCGCTCTACAAGTGGCAGGACGGCAAGATCGTCGCAGCCGAATAA
- a CDS encoding DUF3095 domain-containing protein, which produces MIAVDDEFLTGLPVFQHFEDVADPALYRALPPGWGLAIADIIDSTSAIGTGRYKAVNMAGAAVISSISNSLGRHDLPFVFGGDGAAVAVPPDGLSVAGIALSNVQRWVKDDLSLAMRVALVPIEDIRDNGFDIRVARFQASEDVSYAMFSGGGNSWAEARMKEGQYALPAATAGGRPDLTGLSCRWNPIPATHGKVVSVIAVPGPSRDMPAFRQLVIDLVDLAEQDARHGHPVPEDGPKLGFVREGLGLEARAGAAYRDSWGKLRRSLRILGESFLVNLLGLTGLSLGRFNADRYRRSVASNTDFRKFDDGLKMTVDIDVIRLEKIRARLESGRISGTCYFGLHEQDAALMTCIVPSPLSKDHMHFVDGADGGYAAAASRLKQQILAASQP; this is translated from the coding sequence ATGATCGCAGTAGACGACGAATTTCTGACGGGCCTGCCCGTCTTCCAGCATTTTGAGGACGTGGCCGACCCGGCGCTTTATCGCGCCCTGCCGCCGGGATGGGGGCTGGCCATTGCCGACATCATCGATTCGACCTCCGCAATCGGCACCGGCAGATACAAGGCCGTCAACATGGCCGGCGCCGCCGTCATTTCCAGCATCTCCAACAGCCTCGGGCGCCACGACCTGCCCTTCGTTTTCGGCGGCGATGGCGCCGCCGTCGCCGTGCCGCCAGACGGGCTATCCGTTGCGGGCATCGCGCTTTCCAACGTGCAGCGCTGGGTCAAGGACGACCTCAGCCTCGCAATGCGTGTGGCGCTGGTGCCGATAGAGGATATCCGCGACAACGGCTTCGATATCAGGGTCGCCCGCTTCCAGGCGAGCGAGGATGTGTCCTATGCGATGTTTTCGGGCGGCGGCAACAGCTGGGCGGAAGCGCGGATGAAGGAGGGGCAATATGCTCTCCCCGCAGCAACGGCAGGCGGGCGGCCCGACCTGACCGGGCTTTCGTGCCGCTGGAACCCCATTCCGGCAACCCATGGCAAGGTGGTGTCGGTCATCGCCGTGCCCGGTCCCTCACGGGATATGCCGGCATTCCGCCAGCTCGTCATCGATCTTGTCGATCTGGCGGAACAGGATGCAAGACATGGCCACCCCGTACCGGAGGACGGGCCGAAACTCGGCTTCGTGCGGGAGGGGCTCGGCCTCGAAGCCCGGGCCGGGGCAGCATATCGCGATAGCTGGGGCAAGCTACGCCGTTCGCTCCGCATCCTCGGCGAAAGCTTTCTCGTCAATCTCCTCGGTTTGACGGGACTGTCGCTCGGACGATTTAATGCGGATCGTTACAGGCGCTCGGTCGCCAGCAACACCGATTTCAGGAAATTCGATGACGGCCTGAAGATGACGGTGGATATAGACGTCATCAGGCTCGAAAAAATCCGCGCGCGGCTGGAATCGGGGCGTATCTCCGGAACCTGTTATTTCGGCCTGCACGAACAGGACGCCGCCTTGATGACCTGTATCGTGCCTTCCCCGCTGTCGAAGGACCACATGCATTTCGTGGACGGCGCAGACGGCGGTTATGCAGCGGCGGCAAGCCGGCTCAAGCAGCAGATATTGGCGGCGTCACAACCCTGA
- a CDS encoding helix-turn-helix transcriptional regulator yields MDNQSLSEHSIAAADLLSAMANPKRLMILCTLVDTEVPVGVLASQVGLSQSALSQHLSKLRAQRLVKTRRDAQTIYYSSNSESVKKILASLEEIYCQAQKSSKTAA; encoded by the coding sequence ATGGATAACCAATCTCTGTCGGAACATAGCATCGCCGCTGCAGACTTGCTCTCAGCGATGGCGAATCCCAAGCGCCTGATGATCTTATGTACGCTGGTGGATACGGAAGTGCCGGTCGGTGTTCTCGCCTCACAGGTTGGTCTCAGCCAGTCCGCTCTCTCGCAGCATCTTTCGAAATTGCGTGCGCAGCGGCTGGTAAAGACACGACGGGACGCGCAGACCATTTATTATTCCAGCAATTCCGAATCCGTCAAAAAGATCCTCGCTTCACTCGAGGAAATTTATTGCCAGGCGCAGAAGAGCAGCAAGACCGCCGCCTGA
- the choV gene encoding choline ABC transporter ATP-binding protein codes for MSDAIIFGNVDIVFGDRPDAALPLIDKGSTRDEINTETGLVLGVANASLSVSEGEILVLMGLSGSGKSTLLRAVNGLAPVVRGNVGVKTKSGYVDPYRSTAKALRDLRMHTVSMVFQQFGLLPWRNVADNVGFGLELSGVPEAERKRMVAEQLELVNLSAWADRKVGELSGGMQQRVGLARAFATGAPILLMDEPFSALDPLIRSRLQDELLEFQSRLKKTILFVSHDLDEAFRIGNRIAMMEGGRIIQCGTPQQIVRQPATQYVADFVQNMNPISMLTAADVMKPGVDERNGRLNVAATARPSSPLIDILDALAKHSGAIGIVDNGAIVGTISADEVVAGLTRHRKK; via the coding sequence ATGAGCGACGCCATCATCTTCGGAAATGTCGATATCGTCTTCGGCGACCGGCCCGACGCGGCGCTGCCGCTGATCGACAAGGGCAGCACGCGTGACGAGATCAATACCGAAACCGGACTGGTTCTCGGTGTCGCCAATGCTTCGCTCTCGGTCAGCGAGGGCGAGATACTCGTGCTGATGGGGCTTTCCGGCTCGGGCAAGTCGACCCTGCTCAGGGCCGTCAACGGGCTTGCGCCGGTGGTGCGCGGCAATGTCGGCGTGAAGACCAAGTCAGGCTATGTCGATCCCTATCGCTCGACGGCGAAAGCGCTGCGCGACCTGCGCATGCACACGGTCTCCATGGTCTTCCAGCAATTCGGCCTTCTGCCCTGGCGCAATGTGGCCGACAATGTCGGTTTCGGGCTTGAGCTTTCCGGCGTGCCGGAAGCCGAGCGCAAGCGCATGGTGGCCGAGCAGCTGGAACTGGTGAACCTGTCCGCCTGGGCCGACCGCAAGGTGGGGGAGCTCTCCGGCGGCATGCAGCAACGTGTGGGGCTGGCGAGAGCCTTTGCCACCGGCGCGCCCATTCTTTTGATGGACGAGCCGTTCTCCGCGCTCGACCCGCTCATCAGAAGCCGCCTGCAGGACGAGCTTCTGGAGTTTCAAAGCCGGCTGAAGAAGACCATTCTCTTCGTCAGCCACGATCTGGACGAGGCATTCCGCATCGGCAACCGCATCGCCATGATGGAAGGCGGGCGCATCATCCAGTGCGGCACACCGCAGCAGATCGTCAGGCAGCCCGCCACGCAATATGTCGCGGATTTCGTGCAGAACATGAATCCGATCTCGATGCTGACCGCGGCCGACGTGATGAAGCCGGGTGTGGATGAGCGAAACGGCCGGCTGAATGTGGCTGCCACTGCCCGCCCGTCATCGCCGCTGATCGACATTCTCGATGCACTTGCGAAACATTCCGGCGCAATCGGCATCGTCGATAACGGTGCTATCGTCGGCACGATTTCAGCCGATGAAGTTGTGGCCGGACTGACCCGTCACCGCAAAAAATAA